Proteins from a genomic interval of Actinoalloteichus hymeniacidonis:
- a CDS encoding aldo/keto reductase, protein MEQRVLGRTERSVSVVGLGTWQLGADWGQVDEAAAQAVLASAVEAGVTLLDTADVYGDGRSEQLIGRFLADNPGSDLFVATKMGRRAPLDPAQYTLDNFRAWVDRSRSNLGVDRLDLVQLHCPPTPVYSTAGVFDALDTLVAEERIAAYGVSVETCDEALTAIGRPGVASVQIILNAFRRKPLEAVLPAAREAGVGIIARVPLASGLLSGRYSLESTFAPDDHRAFNRDGSAFDVGETFSGVDFATGVSAAQEFAALLPEGLTPAEAALRWVIDQPGVTTVIPGARSTEQARSNAAAAERAPLSSEVSEGVQAIYDTRIRPLVHDRW, encoded by the coding sequence ATGGAACAGCGGGTCTTGGGCAGGACAGAGCGTTCGGTGTCGGTCGTCGGACTGGGCACCTGGCAGTTGGGGGCGGACTGGGGGCAGGTCGACGAGGCGGCGGCACAGGCGGTCCTCGCCTCGGCGGTCGAGGCAGGTGTGACACTGCTGGACACTGCGGACGTCTACGGGGACGGGCGTAGCGAACAGCTGATCGGCCGGTTTCTGGCCGACAATCCCGGCTCCGACCTGTTCGTGGCCACCAAGATGGGCAGACGTGCACCGCTGGACCCCGCGCAGTACACCCTGGACAACTTCCGGGCGTGGGTCGATCGATCGCGATCCAACCTCGGTGTCGATCGGCTCGATCTGGTTCAACTGCACTGCCCGCCCACGCCGGTCTACTCCACGGCAGGCGTCTTCGACGCCTTGGACACGCTGGTGGCCGAGGAGCGGATCGCCGCATACGGAGTGAGCGTCGAGACCTGCGACGAGGCGCTGACCGCCATCGGTCGGCCCGGCGTCGCCAGTGTGCAGATCATCCTGAACGCCTTCCGCCGTAAGCCGTTGGAGGCGGTCCTGCCCGCCGCCCGCGAGGCGGGGGTGGGCATCATCGCCAGGGTTCCGCTGGCCTCCGGGTTGCTGTCGGGCCGCTACTCCCTCGAGTCCACCTTCGCCCCGGACGACCATCGGGCGTTCAACCGGGACGGCTCGGCCTTCGACGTGGGCGAGACGTTCTCGGGCGTCGACTTCGCCACCGGGGTCTCGGCCGCACAGGAGTTCGCGGCACTGCTGCCCGAGGGGCTCACGCCTGCGGAGGCCGCACTGCGGTGGGTGATCGACCAGCCCGGTGTGACGACGGTGATTCCCGGGGCACGCAGCACCGAACAGGCCCGATCCAATGCGGCGGCCGCCGAGCGCGCCCCGCTGTCGTCGGAGGTGTCGGAGGGCGTGCAGGCGATCTACGACACGCGTATCCGGCCGCTGGTGCACGATCGCTGGTGA
- a CDS encoding AAA family ATPase, which produces MNLLVCPGCGDRTDSPVVTPSAPVLVCSACGHRRRFRRLPLFALIGPSGTGKSTVARLLSERLADRAVVLEQDVLWVEGLRDPTDDHRHFRSTWLRLAAMIHQSGRPAVLCGTVVPIELERLPERALFSEIRYLSLVTDREILAERLRGRPAWRQWSEPRIAETLEFTDWLVATAATMTPPVRLLDTTGVPTVETADEVARWIGAALNSESDSAAE; this is translated from the coding sequence ATGAATCTGCTCGTCTGTCCCGGCTGTGGTGATCGAACCGACTCACCCGTCGTCACACCATCGGCGCCGGTACTCGTCTGTTCAGCCTGCGGCCACCGTCGCCGTTTCCGGCGCCTGCCCTTGTTCGCCCTGATCGGGCCCAGCGGCACCGGGAAATCGACGGTGGCCCGGCTGCTCAGCGAGCGCCTGGCCGACCGTGCCGTGGTCCTGGAGCAGGATGTGCTCTGGGTCGAGGGGCTTCGTGACCCGACCGACGACCACCGGCACTTCCGGTCCACCTGGCTTCGGCTCGCCGCGATGATCCATCAGAGCGGTCGACCTGCCGTGCTGTGTGGCACGGTCGTTCCCATCGAGCTGGAGCGGCTCCCGGAACGCGCCCTGTTCAGCGAGATCCGCTACCTCAGTCTGGTGACCGACCGAGAGATCCTGGCCGAACGGCTTCGTGGTCGGCCTGCCTGGCGGCAATGGTCGGAACCGAGGATCGCCGAGACGCTGGAGTTCACCGACTGGTTGGTGGCCACGGCTGCCACCATGACCCCGCCGGTACGGCTACTGGACACCACCGGTGTCCCCACCGTCGAGACGGCCGATGAGGTCGCCAGGTGGATCGGCGCGGCCTTGAACTCCGAGTCCGATTCCGCCGCCGAATAG
- a CDS encoding RibD family protein — MASRPHVLASAACSIDGFLDDSAQRRLVLSNAADLERVDEVRAGVDAILVGANTIRRDDPRLLVRSERHRAARVRSGRPPNPLRVTLTGSGDLDPTARFFTVGDSDRLVYVPNGQVRTVEARLGTAARVVAAGDPLDLEVLLTDLADRGVRRLMVEGGGGVHTRFLAAGLVDELHLVVAPFFVGDPTAPRFVGPAAFPQDAAHRMSLVETRSIGDCALLHYRIDDARSG; from the coding sequence ATGGCGAGTCGTCCCCATGTCCTGGCCTCGGCCGCCTGCTCGATCGACGGTTTCCTCGACGACTCCGCACAGCGCAGACTGGTGCTGTCCAACGCTGCCGACCTCGAGCGCGTCGACGAGGTCCGTGCCGGTGTCGACGCCATCCTGGTCGGCGCCAACACGATCCGCCGCGACGACCCGCGACTGCTGGTCCGTTCCGAGCGGCACCGGGCCGCCCGCGTCCGATCGGGAAGGCCGCCCAACCCGCTCCGGGTGACCCTGACCGGCTCCGGTGATCTCGATCCGACCGCCCGGTTCTTCACCGTCGGCGACAGCGACCGACTGGTCTATGTCCCGAACGGGCAGGTCCGGACCGTCGAAGCCCGATTGGGAACTGCGGCCCGGGTGGTGGCCGCGGGCGACCCGCTCGATCTCGAGGTGCTGTTGACCGATCTCGCCGATCGAGGCGTGCGGCGGCTCATGGTGGAGGGCGGGGGCGGGGTGCACACCCGTTTCCTGGCGGCGGGACTCGTCGACGAACTGCACCTGGTCGTCGCGCCCTTCTTCGTCGGCGACCCGACCGCGCCCCGCTTCGTCGGCCCGGCGGCGTTCCCACAGGACGCGGCGCACCGGATGAGCCTGGTGGAGACCAGGTCGATCGGCGACTGCGCGTTGCTGCACTACCGGATCGACGACGCGCGGTCGGGCTGA
- a CDS encoding tryptophan--tRNA ligase: MASPVQKISVTGIKPTGEPHLGNYIGAIRPALDLASEYQAMYFIADYHALTTLRDPELLRHYTRSVAASWIAAGLDPERTLIYRQSDVPETFELNWVMSCLTGKGLMNRAHAYKAARDRNEEAGRSDLDAGVNMGLFNYPLLMAVDILIMNAEVVPVGKDQVQHVEIAADIAGSFNHVYGAGYRFTVPKPLIPDTDNARTLPGVDGRKMSKSYDNTIPLFIPASKLKKLVRRIPTDSTPVEDPKNADDSSVFQILRQFADEEVVEDTRTRLAAGGVGWGVLKDQLFEILDEQLAPMRERYEALVAPGSELDDILAAGAEKARARAGETLAAVRNAVGI; encoded by the coding sequence ATGGCATCGCCCGTGCAGAAGATATCGGTGACCGGGATCAAGCCCACGGGCGAACCGCATCTCGGTAACTACATCGGGGCGATCCGGCCCGCGCTGGATCTGGCCTCCGAGTATCAGGCGATGTACTTCATCGCCGACTATCACGCGCTGACCACGCTGCGCGATCCGGAGCTGCTGCGCCACTACACGCGCTCGGTGGCGGCGAGCTGGATCGCGGCGGGGCTCGACCCGGAGCGCACCCTGATCTACCGGCAGTCCGACGTACCGGAGACCTTCGAACTCAACTGGGTCATGTCCTGCCTGACCGGCAAGGGACTGATGAACCGGGCACACGCCTACAAGGCCGCCCGCGACCGCAACGAGGAAGCGGGCCGGTCCGACCTCGATGCGGGCGTCAACATGGGGTTGTTCAACTACCCGCTGCTGATGGCCGTCGACATCCTGATCATGAACGCCGAGGTGGTACCCGTCGGCAAGGATCAGGTCCAGCACGTCGAGATCGCCGCCGACATCGCGGGCTCCTTCAACCACGTCTACGGCGCGGGTTATCGGTTCACCGTGCCGAAGCCGCTGATCCCGGACACCGACAACGCGCGCACGCTGCCCGGTGTCGACGGCCGGAAGATGAGCAAGTCCTACGACAACACCATTCCGCTGTTCATCCCCGCGTCGAAGCTGAAGAAGCTCGTCCGGCGGATCCCCACCGACAGCACTCCGGTGGAGGACCCGAAGAACGCCGACGACTCCTCGGTGTTCCAGATCCTTCGGCAGTTCGCCGACGAGGAGGTCGTCGAGGACACCCGGACGAGGCTCGCGGCAGGCGGAGTGGGGTGGGGCGTGTTGAAGGATCAGCTCTTCGAGATCCTCGATGAGCAGCTCGCCCCGATGCGGGAGCGCTACGAGGCGCTGGTGGCACCCGGAAGCGAGCTGGACGACATCCTCGCGGCCGGCGCGGAGAAGGCACGGGCCAGGGCAGGCGAGACGCTCGCCGCCGTCCGCAACGCAGTCGGGATCTGA
- a CDS encoding SRPBCC domain-containing protein yields the protein MMIPESIHDEVRIDASPARVWTVLTEAEHLAAWFAFDGAEIDLRPGGAMVFRWKEEGVFHARIEAIEPQRKLSFRWALLPDVAPTEGNANLVEFTLTADGAGTLLRVDESGFRELHGSDDDRAGHVRDNRMGWEGALSTLVKHLDASAA from the coding sequence ATGATGATCCCCGAATCGATCCACGACGAGGTCCGCATCGACGCCTCCCCCGCCCGGGTCTGGACGGTGCTGACCGAAGCCGAGCACCTGGCGGCCTGGTTCGCCTTCGACGGCGCCGAGATCGACCTGCGGCCCGGTGGCGCGATGGTTTTCCGTTGGAAGGAGGAGGGCGTCTTCCACGCCAGAATCGAGGCCATCGAGCCGCAACGGAAGCTGTCCTTCCGATGGGCGCTGCTTCCGGACGTCGCCCCGACCGAGGGCAACGCGAACCTCGTCGAGTTCACCCTCACCGCCGACGGAGCGGGCACGCTCCTGCGAGTCGACGAGAGCGGGTTCCGCGAGCTGCACGGCTCCGACGACGACCGCGCGGGCCACGTCCGGGACAACCGGATGGGCTGGGAGGGCGCCCTGAGCACACTCGTGAAACACCTCGACGCGTCGGCGGCATGA
- a CDS encoding ABC transporter ATP-binding protein: MTSTDSAVSEAGPDATRRPKGSLTRLLRVHLRPYRSWVTLVVVFQFGQMLAMLFLPTLNADIIDNGVARGDTGYILRSGGVMLGVTLLQIICAAGAVFFAARTAMAVGRDIRSAVFTRVQSFSVREIGRFGAPSLITRTTNDVEQVQMLVLMGSVLVVPAPIMGIGGTLLALDQDVQLSGLLLFILPALVITMSFIVSRMGPLARGMQHRIDEVNRVVREQITGIRVIRAFVRDEQERERFGRANTELLNVSLRFGRLMALMMPAVMLIMEFSSIAVMWFGSHRITDGSMQFGSLIAFLSYLMQILMAVMMATAAFMMTPRARVCAERVQEVLDTTTSLETATTVAEDTASVDAEEPSRGLLELSGVDFGYPGAEEPVLRSIDLVARPGETTAIIGSTGSGKTTLLNLIPRLADPTAGTVRINGTDIRELDRARLPGLVGLVPQKPYLFSGTIATNLRYGKSDATDAELWHALEVAQAAEFVAATPEGLDAPIGQGGTNVSGGQRQRLAIARLLVARPEIYLFDDSFSALDYATDAALRSALASEISDATLVIVAQRVSTIRDADRIVVLDEGRVVGTGTHSELMANNQTYREIVLSQLTEQEAS; this comes from the coding sequence ATGACCTCGACCGACTCGGCCGTGTCCGAGGCAGGTCCCGACGCGACACGCCGCCCCAAAGGTTCGCTGACCCGGCTGCTGCGCGTCCACCTGCGTCCGTATCGGAGCTGGGTCACGCTGGTGGTCGTCTTCCAGTTCGGCCAGATGCTCGCGATGCTGTTCCTGCCGACTCTCAACGCCGACATCATCGACAACGGGGTGGCGCGAGGGGACACCGGCTACATCCTGCGCAGCGGCGGAGTGATGCTGGGGGTGACGCTGCTGCAGATCATCTGCGCCGCCGGGGCCGTCTTCTTCGCGGCACGCACCGCGATGGCGGTGGGCCGGGACATCCGGTCGGCGGTGTTCACCAGGGTTCAGTCGTTCTCGGTGCGCGAGATCGGCCGCTTCGGCGCTCCCTCGCTGATCACCCGCACCACCAATGACGTCGAACAGGTACAGATGCTGGTGCTCATGGGGTCCGTCCTCGTGGTCCCCGCACCGATCATGGGGATCGGCGGCACACTGCTGGCCCTCGACCAGGACGTCCAACTGTCCGGGCTGCTGCTCTTCATCCTGCCGGCACTGGTGATCACGATGTCGTTCATCGTCAGCCGAATGGGCCCACTGGCCAGGGGGATGCAGCACCGCATCGACGAGGTCAACCGCGTGGTGCGCGAACAGATCACCGGTATCCGCGTCATCCGAGCCTTCGTCCGCGACGAGCAGGAACGCGAACGCTTCGGCCGGGCCAACACCGAACTGCTGAACGTCTCCCTGCGTTTCGGCAGGCTGATGGCGCTGATGATGCCCGCAGTGATGCTGATCATGGAGTTCTCCAGCATCGCCGTCATGTGGTTCGGCAGCCACCGCATCACCGACGGCTCGATGCAGTTCGGTTCGTTGATCGCCTTCCTGAGCTACCTCATGCAGATCCTGATGGCGGTCATGATGGCCACCGCCGCGTTCATGATGACGCCCCGCGCCCGCGTCTGCGCCGAACGCGTCCAAGAGGTCCTGGACACCACCACCAGCCTGGAGACGGCCACGACCGTCGCCGAGGACACGGCATCCGTCGACGCGGAGGAGCCGTCCCGGGGACTGCTCGAGTTGAGCGGCGTCGACTTCGGCTATCCGGGCGCGGAGGAACCGGTCCTTCGCTCGATCGACCTCGTCGCCCGGCCAGGTGAGACCACCGCGATCATCGGTTCCACCGGCAGCGGCAAGACGACCCTGCTCAATCTGATCCCCCGACTGGCCGATCCCACGGCGGGAACGGTCCGCATCAACGGGACCGACATCCGCGAGCTGGACCGCGCCCGGCTGCCCGGACTGGTCGGCCTGGTACCGCAGAAGCCCTACCTGTTCTCCGGGACGATCGCGACCAACCTTCGTTACGGGAAGTCGGACGCGACCGACGCGGAACTCTGGCACGCCCTGGAGGTGGCACAGGCCGCCGAGTTCGTCGCCGCGACACCGGAGGGCCTCGACGCCCCCATCGGACAGGGCGGCACCAATGTCTCCGGGGGGCAGCGACAGCGACTGGCCATCGCCCGGCTGCTGGTGGCCCGACCGGAGATCTACCTCTTCGACGATTCGTTCTCGGCCCTCGACTACGCCACCGACGCGGCGCTGCGGTCCGCACTGGCCTCGGAGATCAGCGACGCCACCCTGGTCATCGTCGCGCAACGGGTGTCGACCATTCGCGATGCCGACCGCATCGTCGTCCTGGACGAGGGCCGCGTCGTCGGTACCGGGACGCACTCCGAATTGATGGCAAACAACCAGACCTATCGGGAGATCGTGCTCTCCCAGCTCACCGAGCAGGAGGCGTCATGA
- a CDS encoding ABC transporter ATP-binding protein: MSTDERDRDAPASKKPSDFRGSSRRLISSMRPDLPLISAVLALAVVSVGFSVVVPALLGRVTDLVASGLQGSGVDFTAIGRILTLAAAMVVLSALLTLIRGRLTARIALATAFRLREQATTKITRLPLGYFDRQPRGEVLSRVTNDIDNISQTLQQAVNRIVTSVLTLVGVLAMMFWISPLLTVVVILSVPASVLITMMIGKRAQPQFVRQWSATGRLNGHIEEMYTGHALVQVFGRQREALDTFDEHNQALYDSSFRAQFVSGVIEPALRFVGNLGYVLVAVIGGLGVISGSMTIGDVQAFIQYSQQFNQPISQIASMANLLQSGVASAERVFALLDAQEQDPDPIDAPTPAKVTGHVAFEDVSFRYEESTPLIEGLSLTVEPGQTVAIVGPTGAGKTTLVNLLMRFYEMTGGRITIDGVDISAMARADLRRDIGMVLQDTWLVGGTIAENIAYGVDHATREQIVEAAMATHVDRFVRTLPDGYDTVMDREGEGVSAGEKQLITIARAFLTEPPILILDEATSSVDTRTEVLIQHAMASLRTGRTSFVIAHRLSTIRDADVILVMESGRIVEQGDHETLLASGGAYARLYAAQFATSEVEPDLV, encoded by the coding sequence ATGAGTACCGACGAGCGGGACCGCGACGCTCCTGCCAGCAAGAAGCCCAGCGATTTCCGGGGCTCCTCTCGAAGACTGATCAGCTCGATGCGCCCCGATCTGCCGTTGATCTCGGCCGTTCTGGCGCTGGCGGTGGTCAGTGTCGGGTTCTCGGTGGTCGTCCCCGCTCTGCTGGGCCGCGTCACCGACCTGGTGGCGAGCGGACTGCAAGGCAGCGGGGTCGACTTCACCGCCATCGGACGAATCCTGACGCTGGCCGCCGCCATGGTGGTGCTCTCGGCACTGCTCACCCTCATCAGAGGAAGGCTGACGGCCCGGATCGCCCTGGCCACGGCGTTCCGGCTCCGTGAACAGGCCACCACGAAGATCACCCGACTCCCGCTGGGCTACTTCGACCGGCAGCCACGCGGCGAGGTGCTGTCGCGGGTCACCAACGACATCGACAACATCTCGCAGACCCTCCAGCAGGCGGTCAACCGCATCGTCACCTCGGTGCTCACCCTCGTCGGCGTGCTGGCCATGATGTTCTGGATCTCGCCGCTGCTCACGGTGGTGGTCATCCTCAGCGTCCCGGCATCGGTACTGATCACGATGATGATCGGCAAGCGGGCCCAGCCACAGTTCGTCCGGCAGTGGTCCGCCACCGGCAGGCTCAACGGCCACATCGAGGAGATGTACACCGGCCACGCCCTCGTACAGGTCTTCGGCAGGCAACGCGAGGCCCTCGACACCTTCGACGAGCACAACCAGGCCCTCTACGACTCCAGTTTCCGTGCCCAGTTCGTCTCGGGGGTCATCGAGCCTGCATTACGGTTCGTCGGCAACCTCGGTTACGTGCTGGTCGCGGTGATCGGTGGGCTAGGGGTCATCTCCGGTTCGATGACCATCGGCGACGTGCAGGCGTTCATCCAGTACTCGCAGCAGTTCAACCAGCCGATCAGTCAGATCGCGTCGATGGCCAACCTGCTGCAGTCCGGGGTGGCCTCGGCGGAGCGGGTCTTCGCGCTGCTCGACGCCCAGGAGCAGGATCCCGACCCGATCGACGCCCCCACACCGGCGAAGGTCACCGGCCACGTCGCCTTCGAGGACGTCTCGTTCCGCTACGAGGAGTCCACACCGCTGATCGAGGGCCTGTCGTTGACCGTGGAACCCGGGCAGACGGTGGCGATCGTCGGGCCGACCGGGGCGGGCAAGACGACGTTGGTCAATCTCCTGATGCGCTTCTACGAGATGACCGGGGGTCGGATCACGATCGACGGCGTGGACATCTCGGCGATGGCGCGGGCGGACCTGCGACGCGACATCGGGATGGTCCTGCAGGACACCTGGTTGGTGGGCGGGACGATCGCCGAGAACATCGCCTACGGAGTGGACCATGCGACGCGCGAGCAGATCGTCGAGGCGGCCATGGCCACCCACGTCGATCGTTTCGTCCGCACCCTGCCCGACGGCTACGACACGGTGATGGACCGTGAGGGCGAGGGCGTCAGCGCGGGTGAGAAGCAGTTGATCACCATCGCCAGGGCGTTCCTCACCGAGCCGCCGATCCTCATCCTCGATGAGGCGACCAGCTCCGTGGACACCCGCACCGAGGTACTGATCCAGCACGCGATGGCCTCCCTGCGCACCGGCCGGACCAGTTTCGTGATCGCCCACCGGTTGTCCACGATCCGCGACGCCGACGTGATCCTGGTGATGGAGTCCGGTCGCATCGTCGAGCAGGGCGACCACGAGACCCTGCTGGCATCGGGAGGTGCCTACGCTCGGCTGTACGCCGCGCAGTTCGCCACCTCGGAGGTGGAGCCTGATCTGGTCTGA
- the amrS gene encoding AmmeMemoRadiSam system radical SAM enzyme yields the protein MKKWQEEGYPARLQDSLGDGVVRCRLSPRNCRIRPGQHGFCMVRANRDGQLVSLNYGRSVHATEETIETEAVFHYEPGARILSMGNIGCMLNCDYCHNWKTSQARFVADSDVFYYTPQEVVDIAVRHGIKVISWTYNDPVVWHEFVTETAALAQARGIVNLYKSAFFISEKAVEELIPVIDIFSVSIKSMDPKYYRKITKGWIEPVLAATEQVYRSGKHLEVSTLMVTDLSDGEDSARDMARFVGERLGPEVPTHFVRFHPDYKMTNTTRTPVDRLERAREIALDMGLDHVYLGNVYDTDSANTWCRRCGELQITRYGLNARRPGLTAEGTCANCGTDARIRRIPGAVPERPTTPGLPSSIRHETAGFDWQGDVRAVHIRVRNDAAETRSVYHRRLVTDGAHTDWTRIDLRGGESYRFIAAQSLPGETGVVVAVPPDCTSSLHQVFDRAHFPTTDADAGTVNADVTPLPLYVRPIR from the coding sequence ATGAAGAAATGGCAGGAAGAAGGATATCCGGCCCGCTTGCAGGACAGCCTGGGCGACGGCGTCGTCCGATGTCGACTCAGTCCGAGGAACTGCCGGATACGTCCTGGTCAACATGGTTTCTGCATGGTCCGTGCCAACCGTGACGGCCAGCTGGTGAGTCTCAACTACGGGCGTTCGGTCCACGCCACGGAAGAGACGATCGAGACCGAGGCGGTATTCCATTACGAACCGGGTGCTCGAATACTTTCGATGGGCAACATCGGCTGCATGCTGAACTGCGACTACTGCCACAACTGGAAGACCTCGCAAGCGCGTTTCGTCGCGGATTCGGATGTCTTCTATTACACACCGCAAGAAGTAGTCGACATCGCAGTGCGACACGGCATCAAGGTCATCTCCTGGACCTACAACGATCCGGTGGTATGGCATGAGTTCGTCACCGAGACCGCCGCGCTCGCCCAGGCACGCGGGATCGTGAACCTGTACAAATCGGCATTCTTCATCTCCGAGAAGGCCGTCGAGGAGTTGATCCCGGTGATAGACATCTTCTCGGTGTCGATCAAATCGATGGATCCGAAGTACTACCGCAAGATCACCAAGGGCTGGATCGAACCGGTACTGGCCGCGACCGAGCAGGTCTACCGATCGGGCAAGCACCTGGAGGTCTCCACGCTGATGGTCACCGACCTCAGCGACGGCGAGGACAGCGCCCGCGACATGGCACGGTTCGTCGGCGAGCGCCTCGGCCCGGAGGTCCCCACCCATTTCGTGCGTTTTCACCCCGACTACAAGATGACCAATACGACCCGCACACCGGTGGACCGGCTGGAACGGGCGCGCGAGATCGCCTTGGACATGGGTCTGGATCACGTCTACCTGGGCAATGTCTACGACACCGATTCGGCCAACACCTGGTGCAGGCGGTGCGGCGAACTCCAGATCACCCGGTACGGACTGAACGCCCGACGACCGGGCCTCACCGCCGAGGGCACCTGTGCGAACTGCGGCACCGATGCCCGGATCCGCCGGATACCCGGCGCCGTGCCCGAACGGCCCACCACGCCCGGTCTTCCGTCGAGCATCCGCCATGAGACCGCGGGATTCGATTGGCAGGGCGACGTGCGCGCGGTGCACATCCGGGTCCGCAACGACGCGGCCGAGACCAGGAGCGTCTACCACCGGCGGCTGGTCACCGATGGTGCGCACACCGACTGGACCCGGATCGATCTGCGAGGCGGCGAGAGTTATCGGTTCATCGCGGCCCAATCCCTGCCGGGTGAGACGGGGGTGGTGGTCGCCGTGCCGCCGGACTGCACCTCCAGCCTGCATCAGGTGTTCGACCGCGCGCACTTCCCCACCACCGATGCCGACGCCGGAACGGTGAACGCCGACGTCACGCCCCTTCCGCTCTATGTCCGTCCCATCCGATGA
- a CDS encoding ArsR/SmtB family transcription factor — protein sequence MSERDVLGALADPMRRRILEGIGAHGETTATMLAGGLPVSRQAVVQHLAVLERAGLVRGRKEGREVRFTVCPDALTDTADWLTGLADRWAGRLAAIKRIAEEDPDPDSGTRGAPRRRGSD from the coding sequence ATGAGCGAGCGCGACGTCCTCGGCGCGCTCGCCGATCCGATGCGGCGCCGAATACTCGAGGGAATCGGTGCCCACGGCGAGACGACCGCCACGATGTTGGCAGGCGGACTTCCGGTGAGCAGGCAGGCCGTCGTACAGCATCTGGCCGTCCTGGAACGCGCCGGGCTGGTACGCGGCAGGAAGGAGGGGCGCGAGGTTCGTTTCACCGTGTGCCCCGACGCGCTGACCGACACCGCCGACTGGCTGACCGGACTGGCCGACCGATGGGCCGGGCGGTTGGCGGCGATCAAACGCATCGCGGAAGAGGATCCGGACCCGGATTCCGGGACGCGCGGAGCGCCGCGCAGACGGGGGTCCGACTGA
- a CDS encoding alpha/beta fold hydrolase, with protein sequence MTDTITELVRLSDRATLWTESTRLPDAPGVVFVHGGPGMWDYLGPLAATVADEVSTHRFDQRSCGRSSPSDDQRLDRLIGDLEELREHFGHRRWFVVGHSFGATLGLAYAAAHPARVSGLVYCSGVGLDWPQHRAAYRARASARLTPQQRTRRDELARRERNPAEEIEWRTLCWLPDFADPARAAIMAGQDAAAEFALNHHANSVLNSECARWAVAGERAACSRVRAPVLVIRGTADPRPAEGVESLVAELPRARYAPLSGAGHQPWRERPAEMRSLLRGFLLGDPD encoded by the coding sequence GTGACCGACACGATCACCGAACTGGTTCGGCTGTCGGATCGAGCGACGCTGTGGACCGAGTCGACCCGGCTCCCGGACGCGCCCGGTGTCGTCTTCGTACACGGCGGCCCCGGGATGTGGGACTACCTGGGGCCGCTCGCCGCGACCGTGGCCGACGAGGTCAGCACGCACCGTTTCGATCAACGGAGCTGCGGGCGATCGAGTCCCTCCGATGATCAACGGCTCGACCGGCTGATCGGGGACCTCGAGGAGTTACGCGAGCATTTCGGGCATCGCCGCTGGTTCGTCGTCGGCCACTCCTTCGGTGCGACCCTGGGATTGGCCTATGCCGCAGCACACCCCGCTCGGGTCAGCGGCCTGGTCTACTGCAGCGGTGTGGGACTCGACTGGCCGCAGCACCGTGCGGCCTACCGTGCTCGGGCCTCGGCTCGACTCACCCCGCAGCAGCGCACGCGGCGCGACGAGCTGGCCCGGCGAGAGCGGAACCCCGCCGAGGAGATCGAGTGGCGCACGCTCTGCTGGCTCCCGGACTTCGCCGATCCCGCGCGGGCGGCGATCATGGCCGGGCAGGACGCCGCTGCTGAGTTCGCGCTGAATCATCACGCCAACTCGGTGCTCAACTCCGAGTGCGCCCGGTGGGCGGTAGCAGGCGAACGGGCCGCCTGCAGCCGGGTACGGGCACCCGTTCTCGTCATCCGAGGCACGGCGGACCCTCGGCCCGCCGAGGGCGTCGAATCGCTGGTCGCCGAGCTCCCTAGGGCCCGGTACGCACCGCTGTCGGGTGCGGGTCATCAGCCGTGGCGAGAGCGCCCCGCCGAGATGCGGTCCCTATTGCGCGGTTTCCTCCTCGGTGATCCCGACTGA
- a CDS encoding TFIIB-type zinc ribbon-containing protein, with the protein MVVCPKCQNLMRTYERNGVHLEQCEGCRGIFLDRGELEQMTNAEQSYYRSHNAGYPQHGGHADSPRPYQGHRPDSPRPYQGHRPDSPGPYRGGHGGGHYADSPGPYGHGHRRERGPGAFLRGLFD; encoded by the coding sequence ATGGTGGTTTGTCCCAAGTGTCAGAACTTGATGCGCACCTATGAGCGCAACGGCGTCCATCTGGAACAGTGCGAAGGCTGTCGGGGGATCTTCCTCGACAGAGGCGAGCTGGAACAGATGACCAACGCGGAACAGAGCTACTACCGCTCGCACAACGCGGGCTACCCGCAGCATGGCGGTCACGCGGACTCACCCCGTCCGTACCAGGGGCACCGCCCCGACTCGCCTCGCCCGTACCAGGGCCACCGTCCCGATTCCCCCGGTCCGTACCGGGGCGGTCACGGCGGTGGGCACTACGCGGACTCTCCCGGGCCGTACGGGCACGGACACCGTCGGGAGCGGGGCCCCGGCGCGTTCCTCCGGGGTCTGTTCGACTAA